The following are from one region of the Moritella sp. 24 genome:
- a CDS encoding flagella synthesis protein FlgN, producing MILTTLPELLVLQTSYVEQLLALLTAEKSALESRNVTALEKLSQDKQQKIMQIAELDVKIGQHTDAAELLTTYLSQKQQIEADIRECQELNDVNGKLIELNLRNTKRLTDTIIRSRSRNNITYDKLGRTRGSFSTLGMTFKS from the coding sequence ATGATATTGACTACATTGCCCGAATTACTCGTTCTACAAACATCTTATGTAGAACAATTATTGGCTCTATTAACGGCTGAAAAATCAGCGTTAGAGTCACGCAATGTCACAGCCCTAGAAAAGCTCAGTCAAGATAAGCAACAAAAAATAATGCAAATTGCCGAGCTCGATGTAAAAATTGGCCAGCATACAGATGCGGCAGAATTACTGACTACCTACCTATCGCAAAAACAACAAATTGAAGCTGATATCAGAGAGTGCCAAGAGCTTAATGATGTCAACGGTAAACTGATTGAGCTCAATTTACGCAACACCAAGCGACTAACCGACACCATTATTCGTAGCCGCTCTCGTAACAATATAACCTATGATAAATTAGGCCGTACTCGCGGATCATTTTCTACCCTTGGTATGACCTTCAAATCATAA